One region of Eupeodes corollae chromosome 1, idEupCoro1.1, whole genome shotgun sequence genomic DNA includes:
- the LOC129947389 gene encoding uncharacterized protein LOC129947389, with translation MASALKVKCGNAKGRLTRAAAFVETIDESTPIEMLEIRLGKLETAWTEFSALHNEILQQSEETEVDEMENEFSAYETKYFVTNSQIVKAIREKVNSDGISAKTSDAIDRLADQQSIFLEKLGSAPLSANDSNTTKLPSIIVPPFSGSYKDWPSFRDLFLGSVDTRKNLSPTHKFHYLKSYLRGDAANLIKHIAISDTNYPEAWDRLEKRYDRCQLIVQSFIETFLSLPSASVSNVQTLRKISDGADEVVRGLSALNKSGRDPWLIYLLLNKLDSDSKQSWAEHIGSREDCTIIEFLEFLEERCDALEACQSLNNRSVTSRTKLSNSIRAHLAGPSDSASTSKCPMCQDSHILPQCSKFVGLDVESRRNFAKTNRLCFNCLRAGHSSKNCHSSFRCRVCKSRHHSLVHPVEINNSKSSSVSSNQLQLPLSNLATSNIPVINNHSLGLSCRKKTLLPTIWAKIEDVQGNFIDCRVLLDSGSQSSFIVESFVQRLGVQRTHSKIPILGLSSTEIGYTKGRISLNIHSRCNSSHLFVDAFILDKLTSNLPSKSIDVSSWSYISNLELADPNFNIAAPIDILLGGDKLWTIIKGGQIRGPDGYPIAQSTSFGWVITGQFFEREESNHFLSCHSTIDIDNSMQRLWELEEVAPAIHSIVVEQAEEHFRQTFSRSPDLKYVVQLPFKTPNPSFENTLSLAVSRLHAMERRFNQNPKLRELYSNFMREYIDLGHMTRIPNDEIKVSSGRCFYLPHHAVLKPDSSSTKLRVVFDGSAKDSAGKSLNSTLLVGPPIQRDLIGVCLRFRRHPFVFTADVVKMFRQIWIEDPHADYQRIVWRDSPSKEIEHYRLHTVTYGTAPAPFLSVRVLKQLAEDYRSEYPNAARVLLEDVYVDDVMTGAKSTKELIELQSELVALLSMAKLQLRKWSSNSWSLLASLPKEDCEYAFFDTERSKSFVKVLGMHWNPSSDEYAFRMSKVLPTISLTRRSLLSEVSRIFDPLGLLAPSVVLFKILFQELWSSDLKLGWDDQLPLGLADRWARYREELPCFEQIRIPRNLFQSSFNDIELHGFCDASSRAYGAVLYTRCKIAEGVYKITIIAAKTKVAPLKPISIPRLELCGALLLVRLINLIKTSLSYKFSKTVAWCDSEIVLHWLSSPPRRWVTFVANRTAAILEVTPRSCWRHISSESNPADCSSRGVTPSNLPNHHLWWTGPSWLCLQENAWPKPKFVTLQQENNEILLEQRLSPHQVLQTSVKKFDVIDHIISKTSSWFRMQRILAYVIRFIFNYLSKNSKRQRRTSYLTVKEIHIAKTTIIKSVQLTSFSEDIRTLIVKKELPLKSKLLKYAPFLDNKGLLRVGGRIKNSYISFNIKHPYILPNNRFSSLIIEDIHKNNLHPGVSATFAIVRQQFWILGCRNSIRKIVFNCKRCFKLRKSTTSQLMGDLPSQRISQSRPFSNTGCDYAGPFNIKLSKGRNPKTSKAYICLFVCMATKAIHLELVSDLTSEAFLAAFRRFVSRRGLCSNVYSDNGTNFQGARRCLNEMHKLVLSEAYNEDVATSLAKDSIAWHFIPPSSPHFGGLWEAGVKSVKFHLRRVVGATILTFEEMYTVLTQIEAVLNSRPLCVISDQDLNPLTPAHFIIGEPFTAVPEPTTLNTPLNRLTHWNHLQNMVQGFWKRWHMEYITTLQERPKWKQQSPNLKPGDLVIIKEPNLPPTKWLLGKITATTQGTDGRVRVATVKTNGGTFVRAITKLAVVPMS, from the coding sequence ATGGCGAGTGCATTAAAAGTTAAATGTGGTAATGCTAAAGGTCGTTTAACTCGGGCGGCAGCATTTGTAGAGACAATTGATGAATCTACACCGATAGAAATGCTGGAAATTCGGTTAGGAAAATTAGAAACCGCGTGGACAGAATTTTCTGCACTTCATAATGAGATTCTTCAGCAATCAGAAGAAACAGAAGTCGATGAAATGGAAAATGAGTTTTCGGCAtacgaaacaaaatattttgtaacgaATTCTCAAATTGTCAAAGCTATTCGCGAAAAAGTTAATTCCGATGGAATTTCTGCTAAAACATCTGACGCTATAGATCGTTTAGCTGATCAGCAATCGATATTTCTAGAAAAACTAGGTTCGGCTCCGTTGTCTGCCAATGATTCGAATACTACAAAACTTCCTTCGATAATTGTGCCACCATTTAGCGGCAGCTATAAGGATTGGCCTTCCTTTAGGGATCTTTTCTTGGGGTCAGTTGATACGAGGAAAAATCTTAGTCCAACtcataaatttcattatttgaaaTCCTATTTGCGCGGTGATGCAGCTAATCTAATAAAACACATTGCAATTAGTGATACAAATTATCCCGAAGCATGGGATCGCTTAGAAAAACGTTATGATCGGTGTCAATTAATCGTACAATCATTTATAGAAACCTTTTTGTCGCTTCCTTCTGCCAGTGTCTCTAATGTACaaacattaagaaaaatatctGACGGTGCCGATGAAGTTGTGCGTGGGCTAAGTGCTTTGAACAAATCGGGCCGCGACCCATggcttatttatttgttattaaacaaattggaTTCCGATTCAAAACAATCTTGGGCAGAACATATCGGATCTCGGGAAGATTGCACAATAATAGAATTTTTAGAATTCTTAGAAGAGCGGTGTGATGCTCTTGAAGCATGCCAATCTCTTAACAATCGTTCGGTAACATCGCGTACAAAGCTATCGAATAGCATTCGGGCTCATTTAGCTGGGCCTTCAGATTCAGCTTCAACATCTAAATGCCCAATGTGTCAAGACAGTCATATCCTTCCACAGTGCTCCAAATTCGTCGGGTTAGACGTTGAATCTCGCCGAAACTTTGCAAAGACAAATCGTTTATGTTTCAATTGTCTTCGTGCTGGGCATTCGTCGAAAAATTGCCATTCATCGTTTCGTTGTAGGGTGTGCAAATCACGCCATCATTCGCTAGTGCACCCAGTTGAaatcaataattcaaaatcaTCTTCTGTATCTTCTAATCAGCTTCAATTACCGTTGTCAAATCTCGCTACATCTAATATACCGGTCATTAATAATCATTCGCTTGGTCTTAGCTGTCGGAAGAAAACTCTTCTACCAACCATCTGGGCTAAAATTGAAGACGTTCAAGGAAATTTTATAGACTGTCGGGTGCTCCTTGATTCCGGGTCACAGTCTTCATTTATTGTTGAATCTTTTGTTCAAAGACTCGGTGTTCAACGAACTCATTCGAAAATTCCTATCCTCGGTTTATCATCGACAGAGATAGGATATACCAAAGGTCGCATATCCTTAAATATTCATTCTCGTTGCAACTCGTCACATCTGTTCGTTGATGCCTTTATTCTCGACAAATTGACTTCCAATTTACCATCTAAATCCATTGACGTTTCATCTTGGTCTTATATTTCAAATCTTGAACTCGCTGATCCAAACTTTAACATCGCTGCTCCTATCGATATTCTTCTTGGTGGTGATAAGCTTTGGACCATTATTAAAGGTGGACAAATTCGAGGTCCTGATGGATATCCAATCGCCCAAAGTACTTCGTTTGGGTGGGTCATTACGGGACAATTCTTCGAACGAGAAGAATCAAATCATTTTCTCTCGTGTCATTCTACTATCGACATAGATAACTCGATGCAACGGCTCTGGGAACTTGAGGAAGTTGCTCCAGCAATTCATTCAATTGTGGTCGAACAAGCAGAAGAACACTTTCGCCAGACATTTTCTCGTTCTCCAGATTTGAAGTATGTAGTTCAGCTTCCATTTAAAACACCAAATCCGTCGTTCGAAAATACTCTTTCACTCGCTGTTTCTCGTCTTCATGCAATGGAACGTCGTTTTAATCAAAATCCAAAATTGCGAGAGTTGTATTCTAATTTTATGCGAGAATACATTGACTTAGGTCATATGACTCGAATTCCTAACGATGAAATTAAGGTCTCTAGTGGCAGGTGTTTTTATCTGCCTCATCATGCGGTCTTGAAACCGGACAGCTCGTCCACAAAATTGCGTGTCGTTTTCGATGGCTCAGCTAAAGACTCAGCAGGAAAATCCTTGAACAGTACACTGTTAGTAGGCCCTCCGATTCAACGTGATCTGATAGGTGTGTGTTTACGCTTTCGACGACATCCTTTCGTGTTCACGGCGGACGTAGTTAAAATGTTTCGCCAAATTTGGATAGAGGATCCCCACGCTGATTACCAACGGATTGTTTGGCGCGATTCTCCTTCCAAGGAAATAGAACACTATCGATTACATACCGTTACATACGGTACAGCACCCGCTCCGTTTTTGTCCGTTCGCGTATTAAAACAGCTTGCAGAAGATTACCGATCCGAGTATCCAAATGCAGCCCGTGTTCTTTTGGAAGATGTTTATGTTGACGACGTGATGACAGGGGCAAAATCTACCAAGGAACTCATCGAATTGCAGTCGGAATTAGTTGCTCTTCTATCAATGGCCAAACTTCAGCTGCGAAAATGGAGTTCTAACAGTTGGTCACTTCTTGCTTCTCTTCCAAAGGAAGATTGTGAGTACGCTTTCTTTGATACAGAACGCTCAAAATCGTTTGTTAAGGTGCTTGGTATGCATTGGAACCCTTCAAGTGATGAATATGCTTTTCGTATGTCAAAAGTACTTCCAACCATTTCACTTACCAGGCGTTCATTGTTGTCAGAAGTGTCGCGGATATTTGACCCATTGGGACTGTTAGCGCCTTCAGTCGTGCTTTTCAAAATCCTCTTTCAGGAACTCTGGTCTTCAGACTTAAAACTAGGATGGGACGACCAGCTGCCTCTGGGATTAGCTGACCGATGGGCAAGGTACAGAGAGGAGCTTCCTTGTTTTGAGCAAATTAGAATCCCGAGAAACTTGTTCCAATCTTCGTTCAACGACATAGAGCTTCACGGGTTTTGTGATGCATCATCACGTGCGTACGGTGCTGTTTTATATACCCGGTGTAAAATTGCTGAAGGTGTGTACAAAATAACCATAATTGCAGCAAAAACAAAGGTCGCTCCACTGAAGCCGATTTCAATCCCCCGTTTGGAGCTATGTGGGGCCTTGCTATTAGTTCGCCTGATCAACCTAATCAAAACATCGCTTtcgtacaaattttcaaaaactgtggCTTGGTGCGACTCTGAAATAGTGTTGCACTGGCTCTCTTCACCTCCTCGTCGCTGGGTTACCTTTGTCGCCAACAGAACCGCTGCTATACTGGAAGTTACACCAAGGAGTTGCTGGCGCCATATATCATCAGAGTCAAATCCAGCAGATTGTTCGTCGCGCGGTGTTACTCCGTCGAATCTCCCGAACCATCACCTCTGGTGGACTGGTCCATCATGGTTGTGTCTGCAGGAGAATGCATGGCCTAAACCCAAATTCGTAACCTTACAACAAGAAAATAACGAAATTTTACTCGAACAAAGACTATCTCCGCATCAAGTGCTCCAAACTTCAGTGAAAAAGTTTGATGTCATTGATCATATAATCAGTAAGACCTCGTCGTGGTTTCGAATGCAAAGAATACTCGCGTACGTCATTCGCTTCATATTCAactatttaagtaaaaattcaaaacgtCAGCGTCGTACCTCGTACTTAACTGTAAAAGAAATTCATATCGCCAAAACAACCATAATTAAATCGGTCCAACTAACATCATTCAGTGAAGATATTCGTACTTTAATAGTCAAAAAAGAACTACCCTTAAAATCCAAACTTCTAAAATACGCCCCTTTCCTTGACAACAAAGGTCTTCTAAGAGTAGGAggaagaattaaaaattcttacatatcttttaatataaaacatccTTATATTCTGCCAAATAATAGATTTTCCTCTCTCATTATAGAAGATATCCACAAAAATAATCTTCATCCAGGAGTTTCCGCAACATTTGCCATCGTAAGGCAGCAGTTTTGGATTTTGGGATGTCGAAATTCAATCCGCAAGATTGTTTTCAACTGCAAAAGATGCTTCAAACTTCGGAAAAGTACTACTTCGCAACTAATGGGTGATTTGCCATCACAAAGGATCTCGCAAAGTCGTCCCTTTTCGAATACTGGGTGCGATTATGCAGGGCCATTCAACATAAAATTGTCCAAAGGTCGTAATCCAAAGACGTCAAAAGCATACATATGCCTATTTGTGTGTATGGCCACTAAAGCCATCCACCTCGAGCTAGTGAGTGACCTTACTTCCGAAGCGTTTCTTGCCGCATTTCGTCGATTTGTGTCTCGTCGTGGATTATGTTCGAACGTTTACTCGGACAATGGAACCAACTTCCAAGGCGCACGTCGGTGTCTCAACGAGATGCATAAGTTGGTGTTATCAGAAGCGTATAACGAAGATGTTGCAACGTCACTTGCTAAGGACAGCATCGCATGGCACTTCATCCCCCCATCGTCACCACACTTTGGCGGTCTTTGGGAGGCAGGTGTCAAGTCCGTCAAATTTCACCTTCGACGAGTAGTCGGAGCAACGATTCTTACATTTGAAGAAATGTACACCGTTCTCACTCAGATCGAAGCTGTTCTGAATTCTCGTCCTCTTTGTGTTATATCCGATCAAGATTTAAACCCTCTAACCCCCGCTCATTTTATTATAGGTGAACCGTTTACTGCTGTCCCGGAGCCTACCACTTTAAACACGCCACTAAATCGACTCACACATTGGAATCACCTACAAAATATGGTTCAAGGTTTTTGGAAACGGTGGCACATGGAGTATATCACCACACTTCAAGAACGGCCAAAGTGGAAGCAGCAGAGTCCAAACCTAAAACCAGGGGACCTTGTTATAATAAAGGAACCAAATCTTCCCCCAACAAAGTGGCTACTTGGCAAAATCACAGCAACAACTCAAGGTACAGATGGTCGAGTACGAGTTGCAACTGTAAAAACGAATGGTGGAACCTTTGTTCGTGCAATCACCAAGCTGGCAGTTGTACCCATGTCCTGA